The following proteins come from a genomic window of Flavobacterium crocinum:
- a CDS encoding C40 family peptidase, translating into MRSHLLLFLLPVILLSSFSPKKKKPHQLIQNTKIQSEINRDSIIAYAKQYLGTPYLYASSNPKKGFDCSGFVSYVFSNFGVTLPRSSGGYKNLGTALKPEEFKVGDVLVFYGYKNRNIVGHVGIICEANGMQSKFIHASSGKAQQVTITALDTEHYTKRFYKCVDVLSK; encoded by the coding sequence ATGAGATCGCACTTATTATTATTTCTTCTGCCTGTTATTTTACTTTCTTCTTTCTCACCAAAAAAGAAAAAACCTCACCAATTAATTCAAAACACTAAAATTCAGAGTGAAATAAATCGCGATTCTATTATTGCTTATGCCAAACAATATTTAGGAACTCCTTATCTATATGCGAGCAGTAATCCGAAAAAAGGATTTGATTGCTCCGGATTTGTGAGTTATGTTTTCAGTAATTTTGGAGTAACTCTTCCAAGAAGTTCCGGCGGTTATAAAAATTTAGGCACAGCTTTAAAACCGGAAGAATTTAAAGTCGGCGATGTTTTAGTTTTTTATGGATATAAAAACAGAAATATTGTGGGTCATGTCGGCATCATCTGCGAAGCCAACGGGATGCAGTCCAAATTTATTCATGCTTCTTCAGGAAAAGCACAGCAAGTTACTATAACAGCACTTGATACAGAACATTATACCAAACGTTTTTATAAATGTGTTGATGTTTTGTCTAAATAG
- a CDS encoding GIY-YIG nuclease family protein: protein MYLQEGFHTYFIYILTNKAKSVFYVGVTNNLKNRLLKHKENILGGNKTFASKYNVEFLLYYEKFTWIQEAIAKEKEIKGWRREKKIALIKTMNPD from the coding sequence ATGTATTTACAAGAAGGTTTTCATACTTATTTCATTTATATTTTGACAAATAAAGCAAAATCTGTTTTTTATGTTGGAGTTACTAATAATTTAAAAAATAGATTATTGAAACATAAAGAGAATATTTTGGGTGGAAATAAAACTTTTGCTTCAAAATATAATGTAGAGTTTCTATTATATTATGAAAAATTTACCTGGATTCAGGAAGCAATTGCAAAAGAAAAGGAAATTAAAGGTTGGAGAAGAGAAAAGAAAATAGCTTTAATTAAAACCATGAATCCTGATTAA
- a CDS encoding L,D-transpeptidase family protein, whose amino-acid sequence MKIWYTPLIAVVFLIVFSCNSKADKKEENAINKVEKIPELKLTIDALRIAKFYESYPKLAKFKTDVTSLYQKNKSTQLWQDNKGVVEFGNTLFNQYKNLDQEGLKANFPYNEQLSSVFENNASTKLSKEDTDLLLSNLYYYYGEKVGGFDEKTVVSLEWLLPRKKLNYQVLSDSIFKKSTIQDDKKKKMFSQYYKLRDALKEYREIEKKGGWKTIETGEDYKSLKVGDSSNVIAQIRERLFVTKDLEEDTKSAVCDTVLMKAMKNYELRHGYAPKNSILKEHITDLNIPVSERIKTIIANMERCRWIDPELEKGQKYIEVNIPEFKLYIIEDGKIAFTSAVVVGKAMTKTVVFSGMMSNIVFSPYWNVPPSIIKSEIKPGMARDKNYLQKKNLEWNNGSVRQLPGKNNSLGLVKFLFPNSSNIYLHDTPSKSLFERESRAFSHGCVRVAKPRELAIELLKPDPAWNSARIDKAMHAGKESWYTLKKKVPVYIGYFTAWVDREGNLNFYKDIYQRDESLLKLLTEE is encoded by the coding sequence ATGAAAATTTGGTATACGCCTTTAATAGCAGTTGTTTTTCTAATTGTTTTTTCGTGTAATTCGAAAGCAGATAAGAAAGAAGAAAATGCAATAAATAAAGTTGAAAAGATCCCGGAATTAAAGCTTACAATTGATGCTCTCCGTATTGCAAAGTTTTATGAAAGTTATCCAAAACTGGCAAAATTTAAAACAGATGTGACTTCCTTGTATCAAAAAAATAAATCCACTCAATTGTGGCAGGATAATAAAGGTGTTGTTGAATTTGGTAACACCTTATTCAATCAATACAAAAATCTGGATCAGGAAGGTTTAAAAGCTAATTTTCCTTATAATGAACAGCTGAGTTCCGTTTTTGAGAATAATGCCAGCACCAAACTTTCAAAAGAAGATACCGATTTACTGCTTTCTAATTTGTATTACTATTACGGCGAAAAAGTGGGTGGTTTTGACGAAAAAACAGTCGTTTCTTTAGAATGGCTTTTGCCTCGTAAAAAACTAAATTACCAAGTGCTTTCCGATTCTATCTTTAAAAAATCAACCATTCAGGACGATAAGAAAAAAAAGATGTTCAGCCAGTATTACAAACTTCGTGATGCGCTGAAAGAATATCGTGAAATAGAGAAAAAAGGAGGTTGGAAAACAATTGAAACCGGAGAAGATTATAAAAGTCTGAAAGTAGGTGATTCATCCAATGTGATTGCTCAAATCAGGGAAAGGCTTTTTGTAACTAAAGATCTTGAGGAAGATACTAAAAGTGCGGTTTGCGATACAGTTTTAATGAAAGCCATGAAAAACTATGAATTGCGTCATGGCTATGCACCGAAAAATAGTATTTTAAAAGAACATATTACAGACTTAAATATTCCGGTTTCGGAAAGAATCAAAACGATTATTGCCAATATGGAACGCTGCCGCTGGATTGATCCTGAATTGGAAAAAGGGCAGAAATACATTGAAGTAAATATTCCTGAGTTTAAACTCTATATCATTGAAGACGGAAAAATTGCTTTTACATCTGCAGTTGTGGTGGGAAAAGCCATGACAAAAACAGTTGTTTTCAGTGGGATGATGAGTAATATCGTTTTTAGTCCGTATTGGAATGTTCCGCCGAGCATTATAAAATCGGAAATAAAGCCGGGAATGGCCAGAGATAAAAATTATTTGCAAAAGAAAAACTTAGAATGGAATAACGGTTCAGTTCGTCAGCTTCCTGGGAAAAATAATTCATTGGGATTGGTTAAGTTTTTATTTCCAAATTCAAGTAATATTTATCTGCATGATACGCCTTCAAAAAGTTTATTCGAAAGAGAAAGCAGGGCATTCAGCCATGGTTGCGTACGTGTAGCAAAACCAAGAGAATTGGCAATCGAATTATTAAAACCAGATCCGGCTTGGAATTCTGCCAGAATTGACAAAGCCATGCATGCCGGAAAAGAAAGCTGGTATACGTTGAAAAAAAAAGTTCCTGTTTATATTGGCTATTTTACGGCTTGGGTAGATCGTGAAGGCAATCTAAATTTCTATAAAGATATTTACCAAAGAGATGAAAGTCTTTTGAAATTATTGACTGAAGAATAA
- a CDS encoding B12-binding domain-containing radical SAM protein, translating into MKTKLFVITPPFTQLNTPYPATAYIKGFLNTKNIESVQADLGIDVILELFSKNGLQNLFQVSGFRFEVVGNDISDNSKRIFALQDEYIKTIDSVIQFLQGKNPTLALQICQEDFLPEASRFAQLEELDWAFGTMGTQDKAKHLATLYLEDISDFIVECVDENFGFSRYAERLGRSANSFDELYQALQQEPTYIDSILISLLKAKIETVKPTLFLISVPFPGNLYSAFRSAQWVKQNHPEIKISMGGGFPNTELRSLSDKRVFEFFDFITLDDGEVPIEELIANLENTDYKSYKRTFLLENGEVVYKNNSLKHDYKQAYVGTPDYSDLPLDKYISVIEIVNPMHRMWSDGRWNKLTMAHGCYWGKCTFCDISLDYIKVYEPVVASLLCDRIEELIEKTGQNGFHFVDEAAPPALMRALALEILKRKLAVTWWTNIRFEKSFSKDLCLLLKASGCIAVSGGLEVASDRLLKLIDKGVTVEQVAKVTRNFTEAGIMVHAYLMYGYPTQTIQETVDSLEMVRQLFEAGVLQSGFWHQFALTAHSPVGLYPEQFGVTKKTEAIGAFANNDIEYTDATGINHDKFSFGLKKSLFNFMHGICFDYELQEWFDFKIPKTKIHPDFIFNALEEQNDFNTKPNAKVVWLGGKPSAEIFTKSKKGRSWEMMSLTFHDKKESFDVQTSKAEGEWLISILSKISISNAKNFTFQEVKNDFEAQDSLEDFELFWYSKPVNTLREFGLLVL; encoded by the coding sequence TTGAAAACGAAACTTTTTGTAATTACACCGCCATTTACCCAACTGAATACACCGTATCCGGCAACGGCGTATATAAAAGGTTTTCTGAATACCAAAAATATCGAATCGGTTCAGGCCGATTTGGGTATTGATGTCATTTTGGAATTGTTTTCGAAGAATGGGCTTCAAAATTTGTTTCAGGTTTCAGGTTTCAGGTTTGAAGTTGTTGGAAACGATATCTCGGATAATTCTAAACGTATTTTTGCTTTACAGGACGAATATATTAAAACAATTGATTCTGTAATTCAATTTCTTCAGGGGAAAAATCCAACTTTGGCTCTCCAGATTTGTCAGGAAGATTTTCTTCCGGAAGCTTCTCGTTTTGCACAGTTAGAAGAATTGGATTGGGCTTTTGGAACAATGGGAACTCAGGATAAAGCCAAACATTTGGCAACTTTATATCTCGAAGATATTTCAGATTTTATTGTAGAATGTGTTGATGAGAATTTTGGTTTCAGCCGTTATGCAGAACGTTTAGGTCGAAGCGCTAATTCTTTTGATGAGTTATATCAAGCACTTCAACAAGAACCAACTTATATCGATTCGATTTTAATTTCACTTTTAAAAGCAAAAATTGAAACTGTAAAACCAACTTTGTTTTTAATTTCTGTTCCGTTTCCAGGAAATTTATATAGTGCATTTCGTTCTGCGCAATGGGTAAAACAAAATCATCCCGAAATTAAGATTTCAATGGGTGGCGGTTTCCCGAATACAGAATTACGTTCGCTTTCGGACAAACGCGTTTTTGAGTTTTTTGATTTTATTACTTTAGACGATGGCGAAGTTCCAATCGAGGAATTAATAGCCAATTTAGAAAATACAGATTACAAATCTTATAAAAGAACTTTTCTGTTGGAAAATGGAGAAGTAGTTTATAAAAATAATTCCTTAAAACACGATTATAAACAAGCTTATGTAGGTACTCCGGATTACTCAGATTTACCTTTGGATAAATATATTTCGGTTATAGAAATTGTAAATCCAATGCACAGAATGTGGAGCGATGGTCGTTGGAACAAACTCACTATGGCACACGGTTGTTATTGGGGAAAATGTACTTTTTGTGATATTTCTTTAGATTATATAAAAGTTTACGAACCCGTTGTGGCAAGTCTGCTTTGCGATCGAATAGAAGAATTAATTGAAAAAACAGGTCAAAACGGATTCCATTTTGTTGACGAAGCGGCTCCACCGGCTTTAATGCGTGCTCTGGCGCTAGAAATTCTAAAAAGAAAACTGGCTGTAACCTGGTGGACAAATATTCGCTTCGAAAAAAGTTTTTCTAAAGATTTATGTTTGTTATTAAAAGCTTCTGGCTGTATTGCCGTTTCAGGCGGTTTAGAAGTAGCTTCAGATCGATTGTTGAAATTAATTGATAAAGGAGTTACGGTAGAACAAGTCGCAAAAGTGACCCGAAATTTCACCGAAGCCGGAATCATGGTTCATGCCTATTTAATGTACGGATATCCTACGCAAACCATTCAGGAAACGGTTGATAGTCTGGAAATGGTTCGTCAGTTGTTTGAAGCTGGAGTTTTACAGTCTGGATTCTGGCATCAGTTTGCTTTGACTGCACATAGTCCGGTTGGATTGTATCCGGAACAATTTGGTGTAACTAAGAAAACAGAAGCTATTGGAGCCTTTGCCAATAATGACATTGAATATACCGATGCAACAGGAATCAATCATGATAAATTTAGCTTTGGTTTAAAAAAATCACTTTTTAATTTCATGCACGGAATCTGTTTCGATTATGAATTGCAGGAATGGTTCGATTTTAAAATTCCGAAAACCAAAATTCATCCTGATTTTATCTTTAATGCTTTAGAAGAACAAAACGATTTCAATACAAAACCAAATGCAAAAGTAGTCTGGCTTGGCGGAAAACCTTCTGCAGAAATTTTCACAAAATCAAAAAAAGGAAGAAGTTGGGAAATGATGTCGCTTACTTTTCATGATAAAAAAGAAAGTTTCGATGTTCAGACCAGTAAAGCAGAAGGAGAATGGCTAATTTCGATTCTTTCTAAAATTTCGATTTCAAATGCTAAAAACTTTACTTTTCAGGAAGTAAAAAATGATTTTGAAGCGCAAGACTCTTTAGAAGATTTTGAATTATTTTGGTATTCAAAACCTGTAAATACTTTACGGGAGTTTGGATTATTAGTACTTTAA
- a CDS encoding SGNH/GDSL hydrolase family protein, protein MFPKKIAVLILFLLISAFSNAQTQNATKIFLYQGRVDKLQNDQVILIGTASSVAFNFTGNECSISLQSVDAYEHHNYVQLVLDGKYIGKIKVEKGAVQSFPVKVTSNKKEHQLEIYKNTEAQSGNVLFAGTTAKLIPIAFKKKKKIEFIGDSITCGAASDPSDVPCDKGEYMDHHNSYYAYGPTLSRAIGVDYLMSCVSGIGMYRNWNDEHKDEAIMPDVYPNLYLTKDNSKPKYDFAFQPNIISIALGTNDFSGGDGKKERLTFNPEKYVSNYIDFIKMLYKHNPNVQIVITNSPMVGGDRALVFEDCLDKVKNAFANDIAHKPIQIFKFKPMTPNGCSGHPDVADHKVLANEYAPFLKKLLNEK, encoded by the coding sequence ATGTTTCCAAAAAAAATAGCCGTTTTAATTTTGTTTTTGCTGATTTCAGCCTTTTCGAATGCTCAAACTCAAAATGCTACTAAAATTTTCTTATACCAAGGCAGGGTTGATAAACTTCAGAATGATCAGGTCATTTTAATCGGAACAGCTTCTTCGGTTGCTTTTAATTTTACGGGAAATGAATGTTCAATTTCACTTCAAAGCGTTGATGCTTATGAACATCATAATTATGTTCAACTGGTTTTGGATGGAAAATATATTGGAAAGATTAAAGTTGAAAAAGGAGCTGTACAATCTTTTCCAGTAAAAGTGACTTCCAACAAAAAAGAACATCAATTAGAAATCTATAAAAATACAGAAGCCCAAAGCGGAAATGTTTTATTTGCGGGAACAACTGCAAAACTGATTCCGATTGCATTTAAAAAGAAAAAGAAAATTGAATTCATAGGCGATTCTATTACTTGTGGTGCCGCGAGTGATCCGTCAGACGTTCCTTGTGATAAAGGCGAATATATGGATCATCATAACAGTTATTATGCTTATGGGCCAACACTTTCAAGAGCAATAGGTGTTGATTATTTGATGAGCTGTGTTTCCGGAATCGGAATGTATAGAAATTGGAATGATGAACATAAAGATGAAGCCATAATGCCAGATGTTTATCCAAATTTATATTTAACAAAAGACAATTCGAAACCTAAATACGATTTTGCTTTTCAGCCGAATATTATCAGCATTGCATTGGGAACAAATGATTTTTCTGGCGGAGATGGTAAAAAAGAACGTCTTACTTTTAATCCGGAAAAATATGTTTCCAATTATATTGATTTTATAAAAATGCTTTATAAACACAATCCAAATGTGCAGATTGTGATTACAAACAGCCCGATGGTTGGCGGAGACAGAGCGCTAGTTTTTGAAGATTGTCTGGATAAAGTTAAAAATGCTTTCGCGAATGATATAGCACATAAACCAATTCAGATTTTCAAATTTAAACCGATGACACCAAACGGATGTTCTGGACATCCGGATGTGGCAGATCATAAGGTTTTGGCAAATGAATATGCACCATTTTTAAAGAAACTGCTAAATGAAAAATAA
- a CDS encoding response regulator transcription factor yields the protein MRNFKILYAEDDETLAFLTKDNLEQNNYDVTHCSDGKSALKIFEEEEFDICIFDIMMPKMDGFDLAEAVRKIDVDVPIIFLSAKTLKEDRIKGLRLGADDYLVKPFSIEELLLKIEIFLKRSQKNIPAVKTIYEVGKYQFDTKNFILFNEEEKVGLTQREAELLKLFLDHKNSVLKREQILTSLWGTDDYFMGRSLDVFISRLRKILANEDGISIENLHGIGFRFSIG from the coding sequence ATGAGAAACTTCAAAATACTTTATGCCGAAGACGATGAAACTCTTGCGTTTTTAACCAAAGATAATTTGGAGCAAAACAATTATGATGTAACACATTGTTCTGACGGAAAATCAGCTTTGAAAATTTTTGAAGAGGAAGAATTTGATATTTGCATTTTTGATATTATGATGCCGAAAATGGACGGTTTTGATTTGGCTGAAGCGGTTCGAAAAATTGATGTTGACGTTCCTATTATTTTCCTTTCGGCAAAAACTCTGAAAGAAGACCGAATTAAAGGTTTACGTCTTGGAGCCGATGATTATTTGGTAAAACCTTTTAGTATTGAAGAATTATTATTGAAAATTGAAATTTTCTTAAAGCGCTCTCAGAAAAATATTCCAGCTGTAAAAACCATCTATGAAGTTGGAAAATATCAGTTTGACACCAAAAATTTTATTCTTTTTAATGAGGAAGAAAAAGTCGGACTTACACAACGTGAAGCCGAATTATTGAAGTTATTTTTAGATCATAAAAATTCTGTTTTAAAACGCGAACAAATCTTAACCTCTTTATGGGGAACAGATGATTATTTTATGGGAAGAAGTCTGGACGTTTTTATTTCGCGTCTACGTAAAATCCTGGCAAATGAAGATGGAATTTCGATAGAAAACCTGCACGGAATTGGGTTTAGGTTTTCTATTGGGTAA
- a CDS encoding sensor histidine kinase, giving the protein MKINKLNSIILLGLVAIISILVAQLLWTKEAFTIEQKKLSQKAHIALLEVAKKLYEGTNHELPAQNPVQKISNDYYIVNVDNEFEPEILEFYLKTEFKKMNITTDFEYAMYNCQSDEMIYGDYISLSKKKAECKKTVYFPKHKNLVYYFAVRFPNETTYLFSSMRFWFILSTALILILLIYVYSIFKLLQQKKYSELQRDFINNMTHEFKTPLASILIASKYLIEQKPIKEDKKLFTYTDIIINQGNKLNSHIEKILNIAKSDYTPLELKKESILIVPIIEEAIENIKLKYPEASLSIETESTQYLIETDAFHFGNLVYNLLDNAVKYCNEKPEIKIKITEENNCLKLEFNDNGIGINPKKISFIFDKFYRVQNEKSNEVNGFGLGLYYVKEICSLQSWKIKAENNPEKGVTITLSIPYKK; this is encoded by the coding sequence TTGAAAATTAATAAACTCAACAGCATCATTCTCTTAGGTTTGGTAGCCATCATTAGTATTTTGGTGGCACAATTGCTTTGGACAAAAGAGGCTTTTACGATTGAACAGAAAAAACTGAGTCAAAAGGCACATATTGCTTTACTGGAGGTGGCTAAAAAATTGTACGAAGGAACCAATCATGAATTACCTGCTCAGAATCCGGTTCAGAAAATTTCGAATGACTATTATATCGTAAATGTTGATAATGAATTTGAACCCGAAATTTTAGAGTTTTACCTGAAAACGGAATTCAAAAAAATGAACATCACGACCGATTTCGAATATGCCATGTACAATTGTCAAAGCGATGAAATGATTTATGGCGATTATATTTCGCTTTCGAAGAAAAAAGCAGAATGCAAAAAGACCGTTTATTTCCCGAAACACAAAAATCTTGTTTATTATTTTGCCGTTCGTTTCCCCAATGAAACTACTTATTTGTTTAGTTCCATGCGATTCTGGTTTATTCTCTCTACGGCATTAATCTTAATCTTGCTTATTTATGTTTATTCTATTTTTAAACTTTTACAGCAAAAAAAATATTCCGAATTACAGCGTGATTTTATCAATAATATGACGCATGAATTTAAAACGCCTTTGGCTTCCATTCTTATTGCTTCAAAGTATCTGATCGAACAAAAACCAATTAAAGAAGACAAAAAACTTTTTACCTATACTGATATTATCATCAATCAGGGAAATAAACTGAATAGTCATATCGAAAAGATTTTAAATATTGCCAAATCAGATTATACACCTTTGGAACTTAAAAAAGAAAGTATTCTCATTGTTCCAATAATTGAAGAAGCTATCGAAAATATCAAGCTGAAATATCCTGAAGCTTCTCTTTCTATTGAAACGGAATCAACACAATATTTAATCGAAACAGATGCTTTTCATTTTGGCAATCTGGTCTATAATTTACTGGACAATGCGGTGAAATATTGCAATGAAAAACCTGAAATCAAAATTAAAATCACAGAAGAAAACAATTGTTTAAAACTAGAGTTTAATGATAATGGAATTGGGATTAATCCTAAAAAAATATCTTTTATCTTTGATAAGTTTTACCGGGTTCAGAACGAAAAAAGCAATGAAGTAAACGGATTTGGTCTTGGTTTGTATTATGTAAAAGAGATCTGCAGTCTTCAGAGCTGGAAAATAAAAGCCGAAAATAATCCTGAGAAGGGTGTTACCATAACTTTATCTATTCCTTATAAAAAATGA
- a CDS encoding MBL fold metallo-hydrolase, whose translation MKLHHLRNATLVIETEKHVILVDPMLGKRKTIPPFTIFRYKPKRNPLVALPKNSRDILSRVTHCLITHLHPDHIDKAGEVFLRRKSVPVICSAKDEKALVQRGLSVIQTLEYWEPQLFLDGKITGVPAIHGYGFVAKLMGNVIGFHIELANEKSIYISSDTIFTEHVEKVLTELKPDIAIVACGTARLDFGQPLLMRMDDILKFTKLAPGKVFANHLEALNHCPTTRLQLKNALSDNGLLGKTVVPNDGECVEY comes from the coding sequence ATGAAATTACATCATTTGCGAAATGCCACTTTGGTGATTGAAACAGAAAAGCATGTCATTTTAGTTGACCCAATGTTAGGCAAAAGAAAAACAATTCCTCCTTTTACAATTTTCAGATACAAACCCAAACGAAATCCGCTCGTGGCACTGCCTAAAAACAGTCGCGATATTTTAAGTCGAGTAACACATTGTTTAATTACGCATTTACATCCCGATCATATTGATAAAGCAGGTGAAGTATTTTTGAGAAGAAAAAGTGTTCCGGTAATTTGTAGCGCAAAAGATGAAAAAGCACTTGTCCAGCGTGGACTGAGTGTAATTCAAACTCTAGAATATTGGGAACCACAACTATTTTTGGATGGAAAAATCACTGGAGTTCCCGCCATTCATGGTTATGGTTTTGTGGCAAAACTTATGGGTAATGTAATAGGTTTTCATATAGAACTTGCAAATGAAAAATCTATTTATATCAGTTCTGATACCATTTTTACAGAACATGTAGAAAAAGTTTTGACAGAGTTAAAACCCGATATTGCTATTGTAGCTTGTGGAACTGCAAGATTAGATTTTGGACAGCCTTTATTAATGCGAATGGATGATATTTTAAAATTCACCAAATTAGCTCCTGGAAAAGTCTTTGCTAATCATTTAGAGGCTTTAAATCATTGTCCAACAACTCGTTTACAATTAAAAAACGCCCTTTCGGATAATGGCCTTTTAGGAAAAACTGTTGTTCCAAATGATGGTGAATGTGTTGAATATTAA
- a CDS encoding DUF1573 domain-containing protein — MKMIKISMLALALGLMSFSAIAPVKSLVSETAISETTASTIVWKAETIDVGQIPQGTPKAIVYEFKNTGKTAVVITNVQGSCGCTATDYTKEPIQAGKSGKITATYNAANKGTFSKTVTVTTSAETTPKILTLKGTVI; from the coding sequence ATGAAAATGATCAAAATTTCGATGTTAGCTTTGGCTTTAGGCCTAATGTCTTTTTCGGCAATTGCTCCGGTAAAATCTTTAGTTTCAGAAACTGCAATTTCAGAAACTACAGCTTCTACAATTGTTTGGAAAGCAGAAACAATTGATGTTGGACAAATTCCACAAGGAACTCCAAAAGCGATTGTTTACGAATTTAAAAATACTGGAAAAACAGCTGTAGTAATTACAAATGTTCAGGGATCTTGCGGTTGTACTGCAACAGATTACACAAAAGAACCAATTCAGGCTGGTAAATCCGGAAAAATTACTGCTACCTATAATGCAGCAAACAAAGGAACTTTTTCCAAAACTGTTACAGTTACGACAAGTGCTGAAACGACTCCAAAAATCCTTACTTTAAAAGGTACTGTTATTTAA